The nucleotide window TCGTGGGCGACACATCGAGCGGCAGCGGTGATGCGCTGCGCGTCAATGTGATGGTCAAACCGATCCGCTCGGGCCTCAAGACCAATCTGGTCATCACCACCAGCCGCCGTACGTATCTGCTGGAGCTGACCTCGACCGAGAAGACGTGGATGGCGTCGGTGTCCTGGGAGTACCCCAAGGACAGGATGCTGGCCTTGCAGCGCCAGTCGCAGGTGGCCAATGCCGCCGCGCCAGTCGATGCCGGGCTGTCGCTGGAGAAAATCCGTTTCCGCTACGCCGTCAGCGGCAGTAATCCGCCGTGGAAGCCGCTGCGCGCCTTCGACGACGGCGAGAAGGTCTACATCCAGTTTCCGCCGGGCATCGCCCAGGGCGAGCTGCCGCCGCTGTTCGTCATCGGTGCGCAGGGCGACGGGCAACTGGTGAACTACCGCTTCCGCTCGCCGTACTACATCGTGGATCGCCTGTTCGGTGCGGCTGAGTTGCGCCTGGGCGGGGACAAGGGCGATGTGGTGCGGATCGAGCGCACAGATGGCGTTTCCGGTGGAACGCGGAGGAACTGACCATGAGCCAGGACGACACTCCAGACCTTGCCGCGCCACGGGCGGGCAAGGTGGCGCCCGAAGCGGTGGCGCTGCGCGCCCAGCCGCGCCCGGTCACACGTTTGAACCGGCGCACGCTGGCCATTCTCGTCGGCGGCCTGTCGGTCGCCGTGCTGGGGGCCACGATCTGGTCGTTGCAGCCGCATCGGCGCAATGCGGGCGAGCAGACCGAGCTGTACAACGTCGATCGCGTCTCGAAGTCCGAAGGGCTGGATGGACTGCCTGCCGACTACTCGAAGCTGCCGGCGAAGGTGCCGGAGCTGGGGCCGCCGCTGCCGGGTGATCTTGGCCCGGCCATCGTGAAGTCGCAGCAGCCGGTGACGCCGACGTATGCACCACCGGGCCACGACCCGGAGGATGCGCGGCGCAAGGAGGCGGATGCGGCGGCGGGTTCGTCGGTGTTCTTCCGCTCAGGCAACCAAGGCAAGGCCACCACGCCGGTCACGGCGCAAGCCGTTGCGGCTGCGCCCGGCAGTGCCTTGGCGGGTTTCGACCCGCTGGCTGCCGGGCCGGCCTCGACAGCGGCCCAGCCATCCGACCCGACCGCCGTACAGAACCGGCAAGACCAGAAAGAGGCGTTCCTGAAAGGCGGCTCTACGGAAACCCGTAATTCCGGCAATCTGCAAATGCCGTCCTCGCCGTATCAGGTCATGGCCGGGACGGTGATCGCCGGGGCGCTGGTGACGGGCATCAAGTCGGACTTGCCCGGCGACGTGATCGCCACGGTGACGGAGCCGGTCTATGACACGGCCACGGGCAAATTTCTGCTGATCCCCCAGGGCTCGCGCATCCTGGGCAAATACAACAGCCAGGTCAGCTACGGGCAGAGCCGGGTGCAGGTGGTGTGGAACCGCGTCATCCTGCCGGACACATCCTCGTTGAAGCTCGACAACCTCGCGGGCACCGACCCGGCCGGTTACGCTGGCCTGGAGGATGGCGTCGATTGGCATTGGGGTCGCGTCTTCGCGGGTGCGGCGCTGACGACGCTGCTGGGCGTGGGCGCCGAACTGGCCGCGCCGGAGAACCGGCAGGATGGCAACCGCATCGTGATTGCCGGGCGCGATAGCGCACAGGACAGCATCAATCAGGTGGGCCAGGAGATGACCCGGCGCAACATGAATATCCAGCCGACGCTGACCGAGCGGCCGGGCCTGCCAGTGCGAATCATCGTCAACCGCGATCTGGTGTTGCGGCCGTACCAGCCGATGTTCTTCCAAAGGGGGGCCATGCAATGAGCACGGCCAAGCAACTTCGGCTGGGGCCACTGCCCAAGACCGAAAGCACGAAGCTCACGTTCTCGTGCCCGGCCAGCCTCAAGGCTGACCTCGACCGCTACGCCGCGCTGCACGCGCAGGCGTATGGCGAGGCGGTCGATGCCACGACGCTGATCCCGCATATGCTGGAGGCGTTCATGGCCGGCGACCGGGGATTCAGGAAGGGAGGCGGGAGCAAGGCTGCACTTCCGAAGTCAGGTTGACGATGCGGACGCATCCGCCATCCGCTCACCAAGAAAGCGCAGCCTACTGGCTGCGCTTTCGCTTTTGCGGAGCCTTGTGGGAGGGCAGGACTATGATGACTGCCCCGACCTTGCCTGCTGCGGTGCCCTTGCGTTTACCACCGCGAAGCGCCTATGCGGCACCTAGCTCGAAAAGCAGCAAGAGCACGCAACGGCTGAAATCTGGCCTAACCTATTACCCCATAAGACCTTTTGTCCCGCTGCATGTCTGCATGAAAGACTTGACAGCGGACATTTTTCATGCCCGCCGCGCGGGCATGGACGGCAGCGACCATGCTGCACAATCGCGCCACCCCAAGCGTCCGGGCCCCAGCCATGACCGACACCCCCGCGCCCCCCGTCTCCGAAGATGCCCCTGCCCTGTACCGCCTGCTGGCGCAGGACGCGCCGGCTGGCTCGGCGCTGACGACGCTGCACATCGGCGGCTCGCACACCACGCTGGCCAGCGGCGAGGCCGGCAGCGCGCCGCTGCTGCAGCGCACGCTGGACATGGGCGCGCGCGTCACCGCCGCCACGCGCTTCGCCCAGGACACGCCGCGCTCCGACGAGCTGCAGGCGGCGGCCGAGGCGGCGCTGGCTCTCTTTGCGCCCCTGCGCGAACGCCTGGCGCCGGGCTCGACGCTCTACACCGCCGATACCGGCGTGCGCCGCATCGCGCTGGCCGCCGGCCTGCCCGCGCAGCCCGAGATGGAACTGGCGCTGGCCGATGTCGAGGCGCTGTTCGAACGCCTGCTGGGCCATCGCCCGCCCGAGGGCGGCGATGACGCGCCGCAGCTGC belongs to Melaminivora suipulveris and includes:
- the trbG gene encoding P-type conjugative transfer protein TrbG → MNDLFRKSALPVMLLASTVLFSGCATQGKPPPSISLDEPVQAQPLPEPPAPVEVVAVPQVLPMPAQMKPVPDAKPAAEPADETLRVSRANAEARIAPTREGYVNAIQVWPFTDGALYQVYAAVGRVTVIALQPGEELVTVAAGDTVRWIVGDTSSGSGDALRVNVMVKPIRSGLKTNLVITTSRRTYLLELTSTEKTWMASVSWEYPKDRMLALQRQSQVANAAAPVDAGLSLEKIRFRYAVSGSNPPWKPLRAFDDGEKVYIQFPPGIAQGELPPLFVIGAQGDGQLVNYRFRSPYYIVDRLFGAAELRLGGDKGDVVRIERTDGVSGGTRRN
- a CDS encoding TrbI/VirB10 family protein, with the translated sequence MSQDDTPDLAAPRAGKVAPEAVALRAQPRPVTRLNRRTLAILVGGLSVAVLGATIWSLQPHRRNAGEQTELYNVDRVSKSEGLDGLPADYSKLPAKVPELGPPLPGDLGPAIVKSQQPVTPTYAPPGHDPEDARRKEADAAAGSSVFFRSGNQGKATTPVTAQAVAAAPGSALAGFDPLAAGPASTAAQPSDPTAVQNRQDQKEAFLKGGSTETRNSGNLQMPSSPYQVMAGTVIAGALVTGIKSDLPGDVIATVTEPVYDTATGKFLLIPQGSRILGKYNSQVSYGQSRVQVVWNRVILPDTSSLKLDNLAGTDPAGYAGLEDGVDWHWGRVFAGAALTTLLGVGAELAAPENRQDGNRIVIAGRDSAQDSINQVGQEMTRRNMNIQPTLTERPGLPVRIIVNRDLVLRPYQPMFFQRGAMQ
- a CDS encoding DUF2274 domain-containing protein — its product is MSTAKQLRLGPLPKTESTKLTFSCPASLKADLDRYAALHAQAYGEAVDATTLIPHMLEAFMAGDRGFRKGGGSKAALPKSG